ATCGCAACATCTACATCAAGAAGCTTCCCTAATCATCAAGAAGGATTTACGCTGGCGCGATGGCCTTGCCATCGCGCCAGTTCTTTTTAGAATGGCCAAGGGAGATGGACGCACATGAGTTCCGAAACTCGCATTTATATCGAAGAACGTATCGGCCGGCTGTCGCAGATGGGCGGGGTGACCGCATTTGAGTATGCCGAAGGCAAGGCCAAGGGGGTTTCGGCTCTACGGGTGCGTACTGCAACCGGCCTCGAGTTCTGGGTGATGCCGGGGCGCGGTATGGATATCGGAGAGGCCACCTATCTGGGCAAGTCGTTGAGCTGGCAGTCGCCGACCGGTGTGACCAACTCATCGTACTTCTCGAATCGCGGCCTGGAATGGCTGAGCGGTTTCCATGGCGGCCTGCTCTGCTTCTGCGGCCTCTCCCACGCAGGCGCTCCGTGCGACGATTGCGGCCAGCACCTCGGCCTTCATGGTCCTATCTCCAACACGCCGGCAGAGCAGGTGAGCTGGTCAGAGGAGTGGCAGGGCGACGACTGCATCTTCACCATCACGGGAAAGGTGCGTGAGGCCTCGGTCTTTGGTCCGAACCTGGTGCTAAGCCGCAAGATCACAGCCTCGCTGAAGGGAAGCACGATCGCGGTAGAGGACACCATTGAGAACCTCGGCTATAACGAATCGCCGCTGATGGCGCTCTATCACCTCAACTTTGGCTACCCCTTGCTGACAGGCAAGAGCGAGATCTTTGCCAGCCCTACGAAGACGGACGCAGCTACTCCCCATGCGCAGGAGAGCCTCAAGCAGTGGCGTCTCTTTGAAGAGCCCACGCGCGGCATCGAAGAGCGCGTCTACTTCCACACGATGAAGCCGGGAGCGGACGGCTGGGTGAATACGCTGCTGGTGAGCGACCGGGAGAAGAAGGACTGGGCTGTAAGCGTACGCTACGACCCAAGCACGCTGCCTGACTTTGTCCAGTGGAAGCTGACGGGTGTAAACCACTACGTCCTCGGCCTCGAGCCCTCCAACTGCCGCAGCCTCGGCCGCAAAAAGGAACGCGAGCGCGGAACACTGAGGAGCTTGAAGCCAGGCGAGAAGACGGTGCTGCGGGTGGAGCTGACCGTCCACGACGGCGCAGAAGCAGTAGCCGCCGCCATCAAAGCCACCGAAGTCTAGATTCACGATACTCTCGATACCCCACCCTTCGCAGTTTCACCGCGAAGGGTGGGGTATCGCGCTTTCGCGCGACCGCTTTGTCTATACTTTTTCCCAGAACCCACTCACATAAGAATGGTCAACACCACACGCCTGCGTTGTACCCA
This genomic window from Terriglobus albidus contains:
- a CDS encoding aldose 1-epimerase family protein, whose translation is MSSETRIYIEERIGRLSQMGGVTAFEYAEGKAKGVSALRVRTATGLEFWVMPGRGMDIGEATYLGKSLSWQSPTGVTNSSYFSNRGLEWLSGFHGGLLCFCGLSHAGAPCDDCGQHLGLHGPISNTPAEQVSWSEEWQGDDCIFTITGKVREASVFGPNLVLSRKITASLKGSTIAVEDTIENLGYNESPLMALYHLNFGYPLLTGKSEIFASPTKTDAATPHAQESLKQWRLFEEPTRGIEERVYFHTMKPGADGWVNTLLVSDREKKDWAVSVRYDPSTLPDFVQWKLTGVNHYVLGLEPSNCRSLGRKKERERGTLRSLKPGEKTVLRVELTVHDGAEAVAAAIKATEV